AGCGCAAAGAATTCTTGATTTAACAAAGAGCGGTTCAGCTTCCCACTCTGCATGGCTTATGTTTATGTATTCTCGTTTATTGTTGGCGAGGGATTTGCTCACAGATGATGGCGTTATTTTTATATCTATTGATGATAATGAACAAAGTAATCTAAAACTGATATGTGATGATGTTTTTGGAGAAGAAAACTTTGTTGCAAATATTATCGTTCAAGCAAATAAGAGGGGGCAAACATATAAGCAACTTGCTAAAACTCACGAATATCTTTTTGTTTATACAAAGAATGTTTCAACCGAACTTAATGAGTTAAGTAAAGGGCAAGGAGCATTTGATAAACAAGACAATATTGGAGAATTTGAAGAAAGAGAATTGAGAAACAGAAACCCTAAATTTGGAAAATTTAATAGACCAAATCTTTACTATCCAATATATACAAATCCAAATTCAATTGATGAATGTGGATATTGTCCTGTTTCACTAGAAAAAAGCGAAGAATTCAGCATTGAAATTTTACCGTTAAACAGTGAAGGTGAAGAAAGTTGTTGGCGTTGGGGGAAAGATAAATTTAACCGTTTTAATAATTCATCCTCATCTATGGAAAGTGAATTAGTGGCAAAGAAAAAGAACACTGGTGAATATGGATGTTATGAGAAATATAGAAAAGGAACATTTAAAGCTAAAACCATATGGTATGAAGATGATTTGGTAGGAGATTTATCGGGAGAAGACGATGATATTTGGGAAGAAACAAATGTTATAACAGAACAAGGTTCAAAAGAACTAACCGCCTATGAAATGGGAGATGCGTTTGATTTTCCAAAACCAACTTATTTAATAAAGAAAGTATTCCATATAGGTTCAAATGATGGAGATATATGTTTAGATTTCTTTTCTGGTTCTGCATCTTCTTTTGAAGCATTATTATCATTGAACGCTGAAAGCAATGATACCAGAACCATGATTGCTGTTCAGTTGCCAGAAGATTTAGATAAAAAAATTTCCAATGATTCAAAGACTGAAAAAGCAAAAACGCAGAAAGTTCTTGATTTTTTAGATAGTGTAAATCGAAAGCATACACTTGATCAAGTTGGATTAGAAAGAATTCATAGGGCAACATCTAAAATTAAAGAAACATACCCAGATGCAAAAGATTCTCTTGGCTTTAAGCACTATACCCTTGAAGAGCCAAATACAACTACTCTTGATAAGTTGGAAAATTTTGTTCCAGAAGATCAAGGTATGTTCTTAACAAATGATATCCTTACAGACTTTGGAACAAATACTGTTTTGACAACATGGCTTGTTCATGACGGATACGGGTTTAATGCAGATGTACAAAAAATAGATTTTGAGGGATATACGGGATATTTCATTGATAAACACCTATATCTCATTGATGCTGATATTACAAAAGACGCTATTGCTGCCATTGTAGATAAATATGAAACGGACGGTAACTTTAATCCGGGAAATGTAGTGTTGTTCGGATATAGCTTTGTTTGGACTATGACAGAAGACCTTAAAATGAATTTAGCAAGACTCAAAGATACGGAAAAGAACCTTCGTATAAACTTTGATGTACGCTATTAAGGAGGCATAACATGGAACTAATCCTCCAACAACAATTACCACATCAGCAAAAAGCAATTGATGCTATTGTTGATGTATTTAGCGGTGCCTATATTTCAGCACCAACACAATTTTATACAAATCCCACTTTTTCATTGGCTGATACTCACATTGCAACAAATATAAAAAGATTGCAATCTGAGTTACCGCCGGAATATCATTCAAATGTTCCTGTTTCAGACAGTGAGTATCTCAATCTGGATATAAAGATGGAAACAGGAACGGGTAAAACATATGTCTATACAAAGACGATGTTTGAACTGCATAAAAGATACGGCTTTAATAAATTTATCATT
This region of Anaerofustis stercorihominis DSM 17244 genomic DNA includes:
- a CDS encoding site-specific DNA-methyltransferase; this encodes MIKDILNSNEEILPNTKQIEVLKENFPACFNADGSFDLERFKEYLSDKLMVSNEGYELRFLGKNYARLLASIDTTTVIVPDEEHNNKPENKDSQNIYISGDNLDGLKHLLKSYAHQVKCIYIDPPYNTGSDGFVYNDNFNFSAEELSTKLSIDEEQAQRILDLTKSGSASHSAWLMFMYSRLLLARDLLTDDGVIFISIDDNEQSNLKLICDDVFGEENFVANIIVQANKRGQTYKQLAKTHEYLFVYTKNVSTELNELSKGQGAFDKQDNIGEFEERELRNRNPKFGKFNRPNLYYPIYTNPNSIDECGYCPVSLEKSEEFSIEILPLNSEGEESCWRWGKDKFNRFNNSSSSMESELVAKKKNTGEYGCYEKYRKGTFKAKTIWYEDDLVGDLSGEDDDIWEETNVITEQGSKELTAYEMGDAFDFPKPTYLIKKVFHIGSNDGDICLDFFSGSASSFEALLSLNAESNDTRTMIAVQLPEDLDKKISNDSKTEKAKTQKVLDFLDSVNRKHTLDQVGLERIHRATSKIKETYPDAKDSLGFKHYTLEEPNTTTLDKLENFVPEDQGMFLTNDILTDFGTNTVLTTWLVHDGYGFNADVQKIDFEGYTGYFIDKHLYLIDADITKDAIAAIVDKYETDGNFNPGNVVLFGYSFVWTMTEDLKMNLARLKDTEKNLRINFDVRY